The Clavelina lepadiformis chromosome 1, kaClaLepa1.1, whole genome shotgun sequence genome segment AATgaatttttacagcttcctGTCGGAGAAAAATTGGAACTGGACATGAGTATGCCTTGCAGTGGGCAGATGGAAGCACAAGTGTACAACAATTGTCGTGTATTTTTGGCAAATATACCAAGCAAAGGCCCAAAAATATTGGTTTGTAATATcagaatataaaatataaatgtgTATTGCGTTTTAGGTTTATTGATGTCAGTAATGTCATGATGAACATGTTAGGGATGTGCAAAATTGGAAAACATTTGGTTAGGtttaaatgcaaataataGGTTTGGGTATTTGTATGAGTACGAAGTAAATCTGAATTTATCAATGTTAAAGTAATAAATGGTATGTTGTCAATGGTATAGTTGTcgaaaaatttatattttattttacattatgTCAGGAGATTTTGTGCTTGCAATACATGATGTTGAAAATCTTATCTATTTGCCTGGACGTGTGATGGCAGAAAACGGTGACAAATTGGTTGTCAATTTTTGCAACAAGAAAAGGTCTGTATCAAAGATTGCCTGCTTGTTCTTCTATGACTTTTTTGTGTGCTCAAATTTATGAAGTTCTACTTTTGAACCTGGCATATTCTTTTTGCTTATCATCAATTTATGTTTTAGATCACATCATGTACTTCCAAACCAATGCTACTGGATATCAAGGCAGTATTATGACCTATCTGTTGCATTTTATAACAGTAAACAAGTTCATCAGAATTAGCCAAGTTTAAAGCGTATTGGTAAATGTAATCATTCTGCTGTTTGcaaaaaactgtttgttttaCTATTCATTTTTCGTTGGCAGATACTTTTCATGTAGTATATGTGTTACACAGGCTAAAATGGCAGTGGTAGGAAAATAAAGTacttaattaaattattaaccCGTTTGTaggtttcattgttttaatctAGGTATAAGCATATTTGTTCTTTTTAAGTAATTGTCACTGTCTTTTAGGTTTATATGTAAGGGCATGCATTGCTAAACTTGCTAAAACCAATCTAGTGTGTTGTTCACTGTCCTAAAGTCTTAATGGAATTTTTATTCCAGTTACCTTATCAGTTGATTGTACcttagaaaaaaatgttgtagatATATGACTGCTTTGTTGCTTatgtcattgttttaattttgtgcgTCGGcggtatattttgttttgatccgTATAcattggaatttgaattaaagaATTGACGAATGTTTGTCATCTTATGTGTAAAAATCGTCTAGTTAATTTACACTTCTACAGGGCTTGGTTGtgttttaatttatgtttCACTGCATGTTGATACTTTGCACTTaagttttttacttttgtttgacCTCGTTGTTTCAAAGCAAAAACTGATACAgcttaaaattattataaaacaaagtGCATGATTTTGAGAGCTCCAAAGTTTTAGCATTTGTATTACCGATCGGAAAATTTTGTAGTTTCCTACATCTTTATGTTCTTGCTTAATAGTTTATCTTTAATGATATTATTAGATATCAACCCTGTAGATGTCATCGTCACATTCTCATATTTCGTTTTGACTCTTTCCAGTAATAAAAAAGCTAGCTCTTTCTTGTTCACTCCTTTTCTAAAACGTTCTGTTTTGATCACGTTAATTGTATATCGCTTGTCATTAAATATTTAGACAAACCATGCGTGTTATTCTATACATGTTTGTGGTTTATGAAAAGAAGTGCAACAGAAAATATGTAACCAATGACAAGAACACATTAGCAGTATAAATACGTCCATCATGAAAAAGATTCATAATTTGCAGTAacacaataacaataaatgGTGAAAATTTCATTAGAAAAACAATCAGGGTTTCCATGTGATGACTTTTAATGCAATTTGGGCAGCTCTGGAAACGGCCAAACTTTGTGGATCTCTTTCACATTCCTTTACATCATCAACAAATCTCTCCAACGTTTTTCTACCCTCTGGTGCTTCAGACAGCATTGTGAGCGCTTTTATTGCATACAACCTTGTTTCCGTGGTGGTTGCGTTAACAAGTCGTAACAAAGATGGAATTGCATTAGCTTTCAAAGCGGCATATTTCCctgaattaattttattacagaattagacaaatattttcaagtgTGTGATAAGCAACATTATGTGTTTAGCCTGTGGATATTAAAACGCTTACACCAATTGACCTAATGCTCATTGTTTTCAACTTTACTACCTTTTGTTGTGATTGCGATAGTCATTAACGCTCCTGCAGCATTTGCTTTTACATCATAGTCTGGGTCAGAGAGAAGCCTAACCAGCAATGGCACAATCTCCACATCATCGCATGCCGCTTCTTTTCCGCTGAATGGGACACTAACATCCATAAGATCTCGTGCAGCTGCACTTCTGACTTGGGGGCTGTCATGTCCCAACAGAGCCTAGAGGTACCagcatttattaattattatttgactTCGGTTAGGTTTGGATAATATCAACATTTCTACTCATATACCCGATCAACTTAAAAGTAAAGTTGGTTGAATGGTTAAAGTCTACCTTGAGGACTGGCATTATACCAGAATTTAGTGCACTTTCAGCATCTACACGCATGCAAAAGTGCAGAGTGTCTAAAATGAAGTGCTTAATTTCATCCAATTCCTGCTTGAGTTTTTCTACCAGACATGGTATGAGCTTACCATCTACGATTCCCAATGCGCCTAAACAAGACAAGATTTGTGTGCTTGCCCACAGTCAATTATTTAACGTTTTGCATGAATAATGCAGTTCAATGGCTTTAGAATCCTTGAGACTTTTATAGATACCTGATGGGATTTCTGACACCATTTTAATAGCTTGATGGGCATTTTTTCGTACAATTTCAACATCATCATCAAATAACTGTAAAAATTAACAGCAAATCAAAGTTGATATCTTGCTTAATCAATATACAAAAAAACCTTCATTTGAATAGTACTGAACATTGTGATTAACTTACATTTGAAACAggtaaaataactttaaaatcaAGAAAAGCATTTCTTCCTATGTTGTGTGTTGCAACTATATAGAGAACTTCTGTTGCTTTGTGTCTGACTGTGCTGTCCGCAtcagttaaaagtttttttaaactgtCAATGCATCCTAAAACAGAAacagtaaaatttatttttgcttagAACATATTTCTTCAAGTTTGTTCACAGAAGACAAAATGAACTTCTAAATGTTATGAAACGCATCAATTTCACTTCACATCTCATGAATTTAGTTTTCCTTGTTGTGCCTAATCACAATgacttaaatatatttaaaaaccaTTCCATGAAACCCACCAATTACAACTAAGTTGAAGCAACAGCAACTAACCTACTCTTATTGCTTCGTAAACCTTTTCGGGATCATGTACAAGATCACAAAGTGACATCAAAGCCCTTTGTCGAGTAACAAGATTTTCATCACA includes the following:
- the LOC143451341 gene encoding radial spoke head 14 homolog, with product MATTRISYSLPPNIDATKAPLAFGSRALPKLNRELCDENLVTRQRALMSLCDLVHDPEKVYEAIRVGCIDSLKKLLTDADSTVRHKATEVLYIVATHNIGRNAFLDFKVILPVSNLFDDDVEIVRKNAHQAIKMVSEIPSGALGIVDGKLIPCLVEKLKQELDEIKHFILDTLHFCMRVDAESALNSGIMPVLKALLGHDSPQVRSAAARDLMDVSVPFSGKEAACDDVEIVPLLVRLLSDPDYDVKANAAGALMTIAITTKGKYAALKANAIPSLLRLVNATTTETRLYAIKALTMLSEAPEGRKTLERFVDDVKECERDPQSLAVSRAAQIALKVITWKP